A single genomic interval of Chitinophaga sp. 180180018-3 harbors:
- a CDS encoding alpha/beta hydrolase — protein MEQAKFPILLLHGSLGAASQFQPLAAGLSPHYDVHQLNFSGHGDAPFSEQGFNIQVFAGEVLSYMESRQLDFVNIFGYSMGGYVAMYLARHYPEKTGRVITLGTKFNWNEATAGKEVRQLNPDLILEKVPAFAQLLEARHTAADWRTVVSRTAQLIEELGHQALLRQGDFAQIATPCMLMMGDRDNMVSFQETIEVYKSLPLAQLTVMPDTAHPLEKADVPLLAYYIRRFITQPF, from the coding sequence ATGGAACAAGCTAAATTCCCGATACTTCTCCTCCACGGCTCTCTGGGTGCCGCCTCTCAATTTCAGCCATTAGCTGCCGGTTTATCGCCACACTACGATGTACATCAGCTTAATTTCAGCGGGCATGGAGATGCTCCGTTCTCTGAACAGGGCTTCAATATTCAGGTTTTTGCAGGCGAGGTGCTGTCTTACATGGAAAGCCGGCAACTGGACTTTGTAAATATTTTTGGTTACAGCATGGGGGGTTATGTGGCGATGTACCTGGCCCGACACTATCCGGAGAAAACCGGCCGGGTGATTACGCTGGGCACAAAATTCAACTGGAATGAAGCCACTGCGGGCAAAGAGGTCAGGCAACTGAATCCGGATCTGATACTTGAAAAGGTGCCGGCCTTTGCACAACTGCTGGAAGCCAGGCATACTGCGGCCGACTGGCGAACAGTAGTTTCACGTACTGCCCAGCTGATAGAAGAACTGGGGCACCAGGCTTTACTCAGGCAGGGCGATTTTGCGCAGATTGCCACTCCCTGTATGCTGATGATGGGCGACCGCGACAATATGGTGTCTTTCCAGGAAACTATTGAGGTATATAAATCCCTGCCCTTAGCGCAGCTGACCGTAATGCCGGATACGGCACATCCGCTCGAGAAAGCTGATGTACCGCTGCTGGCATATTATATAAGAAGATTTATTACGCAGCCGTTCTAG
- a CDS encoding tryptophan 2,3-dioxygenase family protein — translation MVTAEIAEKIKRLEEKYAAMGQNLSSYLDGLLYADYLTYWDYIQLDVLLNLQHPRTPIPDENIFIIYHQITELYFKLSLQAIEQICLAPVLTAEIFNTQLKRINNYFRNLIHSFEIMVDGMDKDQFLQFRMALLPASGFQSGQFRMIEICSTELTNLVYEPARREVQHLELKDILEKIYWRSGATELATGNKTLTLKQFELKYMDTFLQLATRYRDCNMQARYKQLSPDEQQAVIPLLREYDLNINVRWPLMHYKSAVRYLHQKPEDIAATGGTNWQQYLPPKNKRIVFFPELWTEEEYANWGKMAMDE, via the coding sequence TCGTCTTACCTGGATGGATTACTGTACGCGGACTACCTCACATACTGGGATTATATTCAACTGGATGTACTGCTGAATTTACAACATCCCCGCACGCCGATTCCTGATGAGAACATTTTTATTATTTATCATCAGATCACGGAATTGTATTTTAAATTAAGCCTTCAGGCCATTGAACAGATCTGTCTTGCTCCTGTACTGACTGCAGAAATATTCAATACCCAGCTTAAAAGGATTAATAATTATTTCCGCAACCTCATTCACTCCTTCGAAATCATGGTAGATGGAATGGATAAGGATCAGTTCCTGCAGTTCAGGATGGCACTGTTGCCCGCCAGCGGATTTCAGAGCGGACAATTCCGTATGATCGAGATTTGTTCCACGGAATTAACGAACCTGGTATATGAGCCTGCCCGCAGGGAAGTACAACACCTGGAGCTGAAGGATATACTGGAGAAGATATACTGGAGAAGTGGTGCCACTGAACTGGCCACCGGCAATAAAACCCTGACACTGAAGCAGTTTGAGCTGAAATATATGGATACCTTCCTGCAACTGGCTACCCGTTACCGCGATTGTAATATGCAGGCCCGTTATAAGCAGCTGAGTCCCGATGAACAACAGGCTGTTATTCCACTCCTCAGGGAATATGACCTCAATATCAACGTGCGCTGGCCGCTCATGCATTATAAATCTGCCGTCAGGTACCTGCACCAAAAGCCGGAAGACATTGCCGCTACCGGAGGTACCAACTGGCAGCAATATCTCCCGCCCAAAAACAAGCGCATTGTATTTTTCCCGGAACTGTGGACGGAAGAAGAATATGCCAACTGGGGAAAAATGGCCATGGATGAGTAA